Proteins co-encoded in one Glandiceps talaboti chromosome 22, keGlaTala1.1, whole genome shotgun sequence genomic window:
- the LOC144452422 gene encoding neuronal acetylcholine receptor subunit alpha-10-like, with product MTSQGFKMLSSAILVLLLVFGQAVGILEIKAHPKIQLLADLTNNYNKILRPVYNDSTTINVTFGMALNQIINVLWQDEFLRWNASDYGGTSELTMADDMVWKPDIKLYNNIDEDFMHIDETSLLLSSDGTVYWLAPAVLKASCRIDLWKFPFDRQSCVFQFGSWAYNGNQLNMIPRSDSMDTSKFVDNGEWAIVETPSQRSVALYGCCPWPYVDIKMTLVIERMPLFYVFNLLLPNILIAGLTLLGFWLPPESGEKITLTITNLLSLIVFHQLVAQTMPPTGEGVPIIAQYFAAMIVMVVLSCVMTVWVLNIYHTERDTKSPPAWIQKIVFDIMAPMVCMTQEKNSHKRSRKNVDLSHEDNESRFCYTNGVALSEMSCMNVPPITIGMLENGVSVTTDGALKRQGSESQRSSDRRPTKVNDGTVTKLLEQVTFLTKRAKRKDSRKKIILEWQEMSKVIDRILMWIFVIYVVLLSTIMLLRAKGQLNF from the exons GAATACTGGAAATCAAGGCACATCCCAAGATACAACTGTTAGCAGATCTCACAAATAATTACAACAAGATACTACGACCCGTCTATAATGATTCAACTACTATTAATGTTACATTTGGTATGGCGTTAAACCAAATCATCAATGTG TTATGGCAGGACGAATTTCTTCGGTGGAATGCTTCCGATTACGGAGGAACATCTGAACTGACGATGGCTGATGACATGGTGTGGAAGCCAGATATCAAACTATACAATAA cATCGACGAAGACTTCATGCACATTGATGAAACAAGCCTTCTCTTATCATCAGATGGGACGGTGTATTGGCTAGCTCCTGCAGTATTAAAGGCATCGTGCAGGATTGATCTCTGGAAATTTCCATTCGACCGACAGTCTTGTGTTTTCCAATTTGGATCTTGGGCTTACAATGGTAATCAGCTAAATATGATTCCCCGAAGTGATTCAATGGACACGTCCAAGTTTGTGGACAATGGTGAATGGGCTATAGTGGAAACTCCGTCTCAGAGAAGCGTCGCTCTATATGGTTGTTGTCCCTGGCCTTATGTTGACATTAAAATGACACTTGTTATCGAGAGAATGCCattgttttatgtattcaacCTATTACTGCCAAATATTTTAATAGCCGGATTAACTCTACTGGGATTTTGGTTGCCACCTGAGTCAGGGGAAAAGATTACTCTGACAATTACAAATTTGTTGTCTTTGATCGTGTTCCACCAGTTAGTAGCGCAAACTATGCCCCCAACCGGTGAAGGGGTTCCAATCATTG CGCAATATTTTGCAGCAATGATTGTAATGGTAGTTCTTTCCTGTGTAATGACGGTCTGGGTATTGAATATCTACCACACAGAACGTGACACGAAGAGTCCACCGGCTTGGATACAGAAAATAGTTTTTGACATTATGGCGCCAATGGTTTGTATGACACAAGAGAAAAATTCGCACAAAAGATCTAGAAAAAATGTTGATCTTAGTCACGAAGATAACGAGTCTCGTTTCTGTTACACTAATGGCGTCGCTTTAAGTGAAATGTCATGTATGAATGTACCGCCAATCACCATCGGTATGCTTGAAAACGGGGTGTCTGTAACCACAGACGGTGCCCTCAAGCGACAAGGTAGCGAGAGTCAGCGTTCATCTGACAGACGGCCGACCAAGGTGAACGATGGTACCGTGACCAAGTTACTGGAACAAGTGACATTCCTAACAAAAAGGGCAAAAAGAAAGGATTCGAGGAAGAAGATAATCTTAGAGTGGCAGGAGATGTCGAAAGTTATCGATAGAATCTTGATGTGGATTTTTGTCATTTATGTGGTACTTTTGTCAACAATAATGCTCCTGAGGGCCAAAGGTCAACTTAATTTCTGA